Part of the Paenibacillus aurantius genome, GCGCCAGATTGCGGTCTATAATGTCATGCAGCATCTGTTTCGCTCCCGGAAAATCCCCGGCCATCACATAATTGAGCAGCTGCTGCTCCTTCTCCATCGTATAATCGTACGACGGCTTCTGGTCCTTGATCCGGTCATGCCAAATGATCGTTTGGTCTCCGAACAGCATGCGGTATTCCATCGCATCGAGCGACTCCTGATAAGCGACAGGAAGTTCGGCGGCGGATCGATGCATGGAGCTGACCGATACGGTAAACCGGATATGAAAGCGCTCTCCGATAAACCGTTGGGCTTCCTCCGTCAGGCTTTTGAGATGCTCTACTGACTCTTCCTGCGGGGTACCCGGCTTGAGGTTGACGATACACGCCAGCATCTCGTCGATCTCCGTCATCCAGCCTTGATGCTTCTGGCCGGCCATCTCCTCTATGATGTTAATCATGATAAGGTGAACGAACTCCCGATTCTTCTCCTCATCTTGTTCATCCAGCCGGAAAAAGCCGCTGTAGTCCTCCAAATAAAACAAGACGACGGCAAACTCCTCGGAATGCAGCTGAATCCCGTATTCAGGCAGAACGTCCGCCATGGGGAAGTCCTGCTCAATCCGCCCTTTCAGAAGCTTGACGAGCAGATTGGAACGTAGCGTCTTGTTCTGCTTCTCCAGCGTCCGGTTCATCAGATGGTAACGGTCGAGCGTGCTGTCAATCGCTTCTTCCAGATAATCATATTCATTGACTTTCGATCCCTTTAACGATTTCAGCTCACTTCGGTTCGCCACGTTGTTGACCAGTTTCTTCAGTGGAGAGTAGTTCCTCCTTGCCAGCAGTACCGCGATGGCAAAGCCGAGAGCTGCGGCAATGGCCAGCATGAGGAGGGCCAGATTCCACACGTACTCGGCCTTTTCGCTGTATATCCTGGCGGGGAGGACATACGCATACTTCCAATTGCTTTTGGCTGACTCGATGTAGGAGATCACGACCGGTTCTCCGTCCCAGACGGCATCTGTCTTCTGAATCCGCTCTCCCGCTACTCCGTCAAAATCGAACTCCCGTTTCTTTGCGGGCTCCCCTTCGGTTGAAGCCAGAAGGACATTCGCGGCATCCAGAATATACACATGTCCTTCGTTATACGATTGAATATTCCGAAGAGTAGCAACCAGCTGTTCCTCATTAAGCTCAATGACCAGAGTAGCCTTAGACGGACTGTTCTGTTGAATGGGCAGCATCTGCGAATATTGGATGCCGGTCTTCCCCTTCGCATCAAGGCTTTCGATGCCCGAAAAAGTCCCCCGCCCTGCACGGGCGAGTCCTTTCTTCCACTCCTCCAGGGACAAGCCGGAAGATTGAATAAATTGCTGGTAGAACAAGACCGTGTCGTAGAAGGAGCTGCCCGTAAGAACAAAATCGCCTTCGGGAAAGTAAAGATAAAAGCTGCTGACGTAGTCTTTGGTAAGGTTATAAGCTTTAAAATCCGCAAGAAGCTGGACGATCGCCATACGTTCGGTGGTCCCGATATCCTTCTGGTTACGAATCGTAGAAGTGACCTTCGGATTAAAGTTGATTACCTCGGATAACCGATAAGTGAAGTCAATGTAATTGTCGATCTCCTGCTGAAGCTGGGACAGCAAGGCAGAATTCGCTCTTAAAATTTCACCCTCCAGAACCCGCCGGGTCTGCAAATGGGTCGCAGCCATCACCAGGATAGGAATAAGCAGAACTACGGCATAAGACCACAGCCACCTGCTCAAGATGCCCTTCCCTTTCCACGGATAGTTTATCCTCACTTATCTCACTCCTGCTGCCAATTTGCCTGTTACTCCTTAATTGACCCAATCATAACACCTTTAACAAAATATTTCTGTAAGAAAGGGTAGACAAACAGGATCGGCAGCGTGGCAATGACAATGGTCGCATACTTGATGCTTTCGCCAATGGCTTCCACATCTTCAATAGAGGCATTCCCTGACATGTAGCTCGTATTGTTCTGGATCAAAATTTCTCGGAGGATGAGCTGAAGGGGGAACAATTCCCTATCCCGCAAATAAATCATCGCACCGAACCAAGAGTTCCAGTGGCCTACGCCGTAGAAAAGCACCATAACCGCCATGACCGGAAGCGAAAGGGGAATCACGATCCGAAACAAAATGCTGAAATCTTGAGCACCATCGATCCGTGCCGACTCGATCAGACTTTCCGGTATGGTCCCGAAAGAAGTGCGAAGAATGATCAGATTCCACGTAGAGATGAGTCCGGGAATGATCAACGCCAGCAAGGTATCTCCCAGATGCAGCCAATTGTTGACCAAAAGGTACATGGGGATCATTCCGCCAGAGAAGAACATCGTAAACACAATCATAAGCATGATCGGCTTGGTCCAAGCAATCCCCTTGCGTGATAACACATAAGCCCCAAGGCTGGTCATGAACAAATTAAGTGCGGTTCCCACCACCACGAGAATCAACGTGTTCAGATAGCCGGTCAGAATATTGGGGTTCTTAAACACCATGGTATATGCCTCCAGCGTAAATCCAAGGGGGGCGAGCAGCACTCCCGTGTGGGAGAGCAGCAGCCGGGAATCGCTGATGGACGAGAAGACGACATAAACGAAAGGGTATAGCGTAATGGCGACCATGAGCGCCATGAATAAGTTGTTGCACAGTTGGAAGGCCGTTTCTCCAGCGCTTCTCTGAATGGTACGGTTTGCCATAAGCGACTCCTCCTAGCTGATCTTCGTTTGCTTAACCGCCAGTCTCGGGCAGCAGGTACTCCAGACGCAGCCGCCTTACCACAGGCTGTTCTCGCTTACTTTCCTGCTGATACGATTCGCTGCGATCAACAGGAGGAAGTTGACGGCCGCCTGGAACAGTCCTACAGCGGTAGCGTAACTAAATTCAAAGGAGCCCTGCAGGCCTTTCCTATACACGAAGGTGCTGATCATATCCGCTGTAACATACGTGTTGGGATTGTAAAGCAGGATGATTTTCTCGAATCCCACATCCAGCATATGCCCGACCTTAAGGATGAACAGGATGATGATAATGGGCAAAATGCCCGGCAGCGTAATATGCAGCGTTTGCTTCCAGCGGCTGGCTCCGTCTATGCGGGAGGCTTCATACAGCTCGGGATTGATTCCGGTAATGGCCGCCAGGTACACGATGGAGCCCCAGCCTATTCCCTGCCAAATATCCGAAACGATATAAACGGTACGGAAATATTCCGGATGGGCCAGCAGCACCTGCCGTTCCATACCCAGA contains:
- a CDS encoding carbohydrate ABC transporter permease, producing the protein MANRTIQRSAGETAFQLCNNLFMALMVAITLYPFVYVVFSSISDSRLLLSHTGVLLAPLGFTLEAYTMVFKNPNILTGYLNTLILVVVGTALNLFMTSLGAYVLSRKGIAWTKPIMLMIVFTMFFSGGMIPMYLLVNNWLHLGDTLLALIIPGLISTWNLIILRTSFGTIPESLIESARIDGAQDFSILFRIVIPLSLPVMAVMVLFYGVGHWNSWFGAMIYLRDRELFPLQLILREILIQNNTSYMSGNASIEDVEAIGESIKYATIVIATLPILFVYPFLQKYFVKGVMIGSIKE
- a CDS encoding helix-turn-helix domain-containing protein: MSRWLWSYAVVLLIPILVMAATHLQTRRVLEGEILRANSALLSQLQQEIDNYIDFTYRLSEVINFNPKVTSTIRNQKDIGTTERMAIVQLLADFKAYNLTKDYVSSFYLYFPEGDFVLTGSSFYDTVLFYQQFIQSSGLSLEEWKKGLARAGRGTFSGIESLDAKGKTGIQYSQMLPIQQNSPSKATLVIELNEEQLVATLRNIQSYNEGHVYILDAANVLLASTEGEPAKKREFDFDGVAGERIQKTDAVWDGEPVVISYIESAKSNWKYAYVLPARIYSEKAEYVWNLALLMLAIAAALGFAIAVLLARRNYSPLKKLVNNVANRSELKSLKGSKVNEYDYLEEAIDSTLDRYHLMNRTLEKQNKTLRSNLLVKLLKGRIEQDFPMADVLPEYGIQLHSEEFAVVLFYLEDYSGFFRLDEQDEEKNREFVHLIMINIIEEMAGQKHQGWMTEIDEMLACIVNLKPGTPQEESVEHLKSLTEEAQRFIGERFHIRFTVSVSSMHRSAAELPVAYQESLDAMEYRMLFGDQTIIWHDRIKDQKPSYDYTMEKEQQLLNYVMAGDFPGAKQMLHDIIDRNLAQENISVDMIRCLMFDICSTMMKVAMESQLDPVELYSENLEAIRELMNGSTVASLRERMTLFLQKVCGFVEERKKNNKKIRLKENVIAYIEEHYRDTELSINMIAEHFHVHPSYLSRYFKEQVGDNLTEYLNRYRVEQSKVQLLQEEIYIRDISEKVGFHSISTYIRLFKKYEGVTPSAYREAKKYQVQLDLPRKQMR
- a CDS encoding ABC transporter permease, giving the protein MKSLALDYRRNKYLYYMIFPVILYYLIFHYVPMYGAIIAFKNYRIADGFLNSPWVGFEHFTSFFQSYYFWRLIKNTLLLNLYMLIFSFPAPIVFALLINEIVVQRFKRVVQTVTYLPHFISMIVVCGMITQFLSRDGFITDILVFLGMERQVLLAHPEYFRTVYIVSDIWQGIGWGSIVYLAAITGINPELYEASRIDGASRWKQTLHITLPGILPIIIILFILKVGHMLDVGFEKIILLYNPNTYVTADMISTFVYRKGLQGSFEFSYATAVGLFQAAVNFLLLIAANRISRKVSENSLW